The DNA region GATATTGTAGAAgggaaacacacacacacacggtgGGTGTGGCGAGAGAAAATCAGCAAAATCTGCACATAATGCTAAGAAAACCCGGAATTTATCGTATCACTTAGATGGAGTATCATATCTTTGTGTTTCTCCCCTTTTCAAAGGGGTTATGGTAAATGCGCACTATGAATTTTACACTGTGGTCTAAgtttggaattttttttgggaaataattgaaaatatattgttttttgGTTGTTAGCACATAAGATTTTTGGTGCTTAAATCggcatttaaaaatttttataaattgattttttatatggCATCACAACagattttttatatttggaaaGTAAAAATTCAGTTTATTTGTAAGACTACAACTACCACTGTTTTCCAAGTGCTTGTGCATTCATAATATAACTGTTGATTATTGCGCCAACACGCACTCGACGAAAGtgaagcagcaacagcttcAGCAGCTTCGACTGCGAAATCTGCGAGCAGGAATCTggcaacgtggcgtatgcgcaatattaTTAGATATTGAAAGCAGCCATCGATGATGATGGCCAAACGCTGCCCCGCTCGCTTAGCCCACCCTTTccatggccaaaaagaaaaaaatccaaaaaaaaattcgaaagcTATTGaaagcagccacagcagcagacATATGAATTTTTTCCTGGCTCCCTTTAGCACTCGGAATCGGAATAAACCTCCTTTAGTCCTGGCAACCCCGCTCATCCCTTCGCATTCGTGTATATGGAGCATGTGTGAGGTGGGGGTTATGcgatttggattcggatttgTCTGTGGGCGTGTCTTTGGCGGAAAGCTATGTGGCTCCATAGCTCCATGGCTCCATTGCTCCTGCAGATGAAGCTGAAGCTGTATTAAATCGATGGCAATGTGCTAAATGTGTGGCAGATTATTTATTAGTGTAATGGCTTTAAATTTGCCAGCGCAGATGCTCAAATCGAGGATGCTTTTCTCTCCGAGATTTATGCTTGTGCTTCGAAAGTCGGGTATGGCTATTTAAATATTACGAATAGATGGAATTTTTATACCGTGCCCTGAGTACAAAATGATTAAGTGTGGACCTAACGCAAATTTTACGCGGTTTTAAGAAAGCATTTATAGGCTAGGAgcttatacaaattatttatgtttcctatttacaaatatattatgAAAATACGCATTAACAGCTTATATTTAGTTAGTTTTGGAACAATTTCTTGTATAGGAAGCATTATTAGGCATACTTATACTTATAAACTTCTTATTTATGCTTGCAAAATGTGAATTGATAAATTATGCTCTTGGCCAGCATGGACTATCCACTTTTCATATACGTTAGGAAAAATGGTACCAAGGGTTTACATTCCAAATACATTTGGAGCACGGTCTTCAATGGAGGAGGTAACATTTAATGTGCCAACAGGTACAtcatatttataaaaagtgCAAACGTGTCGACAAAGGCCGCGCtgtattatttttggccaattttgAACGTTTAAAGTAACGTTTTTTAAATAGTACTTTCCTTTGGGAAAAAGGCAAGAAGTTGTGTTTATATGTAAATCattgtttttgccatttttgatGCAGTCCTTTAAATAGAAACCTTACTTTTTGAAGATTGTACAAATTATCCACAGATACTTGATAATTTGTATCGCCAGCATCCTCGAGAATTTCAAAAGTCCCATTTAAAATACGCTCTCGACCAATGAGTCAAAGATTTGAAATGTCAATTGGTTGTGCGTTCTCTGATCTGGTTACTGAGACAAAGATCGCCTCATATGACATTGATACCTGTAACTAAAGTACTAAAATAGTATTTCTCTGACTACAAATGTGTATATTTCTAGTGTAATTACCAATGACTTGGGTATCACTGTAAGTAAAACGATCACTATGTACTTTAACATCGGAGCAGGAGGTCTATTTAACAATTGAAACTAATAGCCAGTTAaagttttcatatttatagAAAACCTGCCACTTGCTCCTCTGAAACGTACATTAATCTAACATGTTTTAATCCATTTATGTAATTAGAGATTATAAAACACATTAACTTCACACGATACTACCATGCCATCAGTTCATTCGGATTTCAAAATGTTACATAAGCAAATTCAACTAAATTTATCAGAAAACTTATTAAAAACTACAGAATGCCATGCCCCTAACCCTTTAGCATCAATGTTACCAACTTATCTGTCACACTCCATCGGCAAAGTGGAATTGCTTCTATAGTATTTCCCCAACTCATTCGCCCCTTGCAGCTTCTAATCTTTTTAGCCATTTGGCTATTTTCAATTCGTTTTACCCCGTTCGGGTGCTCTTTTATCTGGCCActttcaaaatcaaatcttACAA from Drosophila santomea strain STO CAGO 1482 chromosome 3R, Prin_Dsan_1.1, whole genome shotgun sequence includes:
- the LOC120454032 gene encoding LOW QUALITY PROTEIN: uncharacterized protein LOC120454032 (The sequence of the model RefSeq protein was modified relative to this genomic sequence to represent the inferred CDS: inserted 2 bases in 1 codon; substituted 2 bases at 2 genomic stop codons), which gives rise to MLKYIVIVLLTVIPKSLLQVSMSYEAIFVSVTRSENAQPIDISNLXLIGRERILNGTFEILEDAGDTNYQVSVDXICTIFKKXGFYLKDCIKNGKNNDLHINTTSCLFPKGKYYLKNVTLNVQNWPKIIQRGLCRHVCTFYKYDVPVGTLNVTSSIEDRAPNVFGM